The DNA segment GACAACCTTAGCCATACTGTCCACCCACATTCGCCTAGGCCGTGCGAGGGATTTTAAGGGTTTTCAGAGGCCCCTCCTCCTGGCCCCCTCGAGGACTAGCCTGTATGTGTCCTCGACGCCGTACCTGCTGGTGTCCACTATAAGGTGGAATATGGTTGTGTCGGTCACGTCGATGCCATAGTACCTCTTGAACCTCATCCTCTGGCTCCACTCCCTCTCGAGAGTCTCCACAAGCGCCCTTCTAAGGGTAACGCCGTCTCGCCGGGCTATACGCCTAACCCTAACCCACATTGGGGCTTTGACGAGCACGAGGTAGTGTGCAGTATCCTTGAGTAGCCAGGCGGCGAGATGGCTGTCTATAACCACGCCGCCCCGGGAGGCGACGCCCAGGGTCCTCCTATCAATCTCTAAGTCTATCCTTGGATCCTCCTCGGCGAGCCTGCTCATCTCCGCCAGGCTGAGGCCCCTTTCCCGGGCTAGGCTGCGGAATATAGTTCCTGTACTGTAGTATGAGAGCCCCAGGTCCTCCGCAAGCCTCTTGGCGTAGGTGGACTTGCCGGAGCCCGGGGGCCCTGATATCACGACGACCCTGCTATCGCCTCGAATATCAGCTCCGCTAGGCATGTGCTGCAAAGCACCCCTCCGTAGGGCCTCTCCGGCCTCTTAGCCGTCTTGCTCAGCCTCCTAACCCTGGGGGGCCTGCCTCTCGGGACCCCGCCTAGAGGCCTCCCGCACCTAGCACACCTGGCGGGCCCCGGCTTGCGCCTCTCATAGTGAACAACCGTATAGCCCCCTGGAGTCCTGCGGTAGACCCTCCTCAGGCTCCTGCTCCTCAGGGCAGGCCTGACCACTCCGCAGCACCCAAGGATACCGCTCCTGTTAGGCGGAGGCTATTAATGGATGGGCTCCGCCCTGTAGGGTAGCAGTATGGCGGCTGCAAGGAGGGCCTCGAGGCTCCCGGATGTGAGCAGTAGTGGAGCCGGGGCTCCGCAGTCAAGCCGGGACGGTCCGAGGGGTATGGAGATGCTGTACAGGTCTAGCGCGTTGGCTAGGGATGTGAATACTATGGCCCTCCTTGTGTAGGCGATCCTACCCGCATCCTCCACGGGGATGCACCCCCCGGTTGCGACGGCCGGCGTGGCAAGCACTGGGGAGTCGGGTATAGGGGTTGAGGTCCTAAGCTTCTCCAGAACCCCCTCCGCCGCCTCTCTCCAGGCGTGGAGCATGGACCCGAGCCTTAGCAGCTCCCTGAGCCTCTCGGGAAGCCTAGCCATAC comes from the Aeropyrum camini SY1 = JCM 12091 genome and includes:
- the cmk gene encoding (d)CMP kinase, which encodes MPSGADIRGDSRVVVISGPPGSGKSTYAKRLAEDLGLSYYSTGTIFRSLARERGLSLAEMSRLAEEDPRIDLEIDRRTLGVASRGGVVIDSHLAAWLLKDTAHYLVLVKAPMWVRVRRIARRDGVTLRRALVETLEREWSQRMRFKRYYGIDVTDTTIFHLIVDTSRYGVEDTYRLVLEGARRRGL
- a CDS encoding 50S ribosomal protein L34e, whose amino-acid sequence is MVRPALRSRSLRRVYRRTPGGYTVVHYERRKPGPARCARCGRPLGGVPRGRPPRVRRLSKTAKRPERPYGGVLCSTCLAELIFEAIAGSS